The DNA segment CGCTTCCTGCGTGACTACTACGCGGACATGTCGCGCTGGTCCTTCACGCTCCAGCTCGAGTTCCTCATCCGGCGCGTGGAGCACCACGAGCTCATCCACACGTACAAGCGCAGCTGCGTGCAGGACCGCACGCTGTACGAGGACCCCGAAATCTTCGCCAAGTACCTCCATGGCCTGGGGCACATGACGGACGCGGAGCTGGACCTGTACTACGAGTACTTCCAGCGCCTGTCGCGCCACATCATCCGCCCCGACAAGGTCATCTGCTTCGAGGTGGGCAGCGTGGACGTGCTGCTGCAGCGCATCCGCACGCGGGGCCGCGAGGAGGAGAAGGGCATCCGCCACCAGTTCCTGCGCGGCCTCAACGGCTACTACGCCAGCTTCCCCCTGGTGCTGCAGGAGAAGTACGGCGTGGACTGCCTGGTGCTGGACGTGTCCAGCCAGGACATCCGCCGCGGCAAGGGGCGCGAGGAGTTCCTCGACCGCGTCTCCAGCTTCCTGGCCTGAGCGGGCGCCCTGACGAAAGGGCCCCTGCTTCGGCGGGCCCTCACTTCGCGGCGGGCGGCGGCGTCACCGACTGCTGGGACACCAGCACCCAGACGCTGTCCGTCTTGTCGCTGTACATCATGGTGATGGCCACGTTGCGCCAGCCATGGTCGAACTTGAAGACGAAGCCGAACGTCTCGTACAGGTTGCGCTTCGCCAGCCCTTCCTGGAAGCGGCCGTAGAACTCGCGCACCTTGGTGCACGGGGCCACCTGGTCGAAGAAGCTCCGGCCCAGCTGCCGGTCCCGGCTGATGCGCGCCATCCGGGCCTCCGTCTGGTTGAACTTGAGGATGCGGCCGTCGCGGTCCAGTTGGATCATCCCGAACGGCAGCGTGTCCAGGTCCGCGGTGTCCAGGTCCTCTACCTGGCGGAGCAGCTCATCCGCCGACGCCTGGGACGGAGGCACGGAACGCGTAGAAACCGACGGCGCGGGGGACAGGGCCACGGGGTGCTCCAGGGGAAGGGGGTTGCTTCCGGGGTGGAAAGCAATGCCCACACTGATAGGAACGTGGGCCTCGAATCGCAACCGGGTTCTCTCCGCCTTCTGGCGTCGAACCCCGCAGCCATCCACCGGACGACAGAGCGCCCGCAGGCCAGACGCCCCGTCCTACAACCGAAGGTGTGAGATGTCCGACCTGAGCCCCAAGAACCCGAAGGACACGGAGGTGGTGATGACGCAGCTCATCCTGCCTCCGGATGCCAACAACCTGAACGCCGCGTTCGGCGGGAAGGTGATGCAGTGGATCGACATCTGCGGGGCGGTGGCGGCGCAGCGCCACTGCCGGCAGGTCGTCGTGACGGCCTCCATGGACGACCTGCACTTCCACGCCCCCATCAAGGTGGGCTGGGTGGCGCTGCTGCACGGGCGCGTGCTGGCCGCCTTCCGCACGTCCATGGAAGTGGGGGTGACGGTGCACGCGGAGAACCCGCTCACCGGCGAGCGGCACCTCACCACCAGCGCGCTGCTGACCTTCGTGGCCATCGACAAGGACGGCAACCGCGTGCAGGTGCCGCCGCTGAAGATGGAGACGG comes from the Pyxidicoccus xibeiensis genome and includes:
- a CDS encoding PAS domain-containing protein, whose protein sequence is MALSPAPSVSTRSVPPSQASADELLRQVEDLDTADLDTLPFGMIQLDRDGRILKFNQTEARMARISRDRQLGRSFFDQVAPCTKVREFYGRFQEGLAKRNLYETFGFVFKFDHGWRNVAITMMYSDKTDSVWVLVSQQSVTPPPAAK
- a CDS encoding acyl-CoA thioesterase; the protein is MSDLSPKNPKDTEVVMTQLILPPDANNLNAAFGGKVMQWIDICGAVAAQRHCRQVVVTASMDDLHFHAPIKVGWVALLHGRVLAAFRTSMEVGVTVHAENPLTGERHLTTSALLTFVAIDKDGNRVQVPPLKMETDADRAAFQEAEARRAQRLARQKQNQSWLEVMKPVSGA
- a CDS encoding deoxynucleoside kinase, yielding MPRPTSRPRPSATPAAPAVEAAPASRPRNTVRVKVPKARRFVALAGNIGAGKTTAAKMISQSFGYQLFDEPVIDNRFLRDYYADMSRWSFTLQLEFLIRRVEHHELIHTYKRSCVQDRTLYEDPEIFAKYLHGLGHMTDAELDLYYEYFQRLSRHIIRPDKVICFEVGSVDVLLQRIRTRGREEEKGIRHQFLRGLNGYYASFPLVLQEKYGVDCLVLDVSSQDIRRGKGREEFLDRVSSFLA